A single Brassica rapa cultivar Chiifu-401-42 chromosome A04, CAAS_Brap_v3.01, whole genome shotgun sequence DNA region contains:
- the LOC103865057 gene encoding probable WRKY transcription factor 21 isoform X1, with amino-acid sequence MGLDMEEIEGTNRAAVESCHRVLNLLHQLDHGRSLVSETREAVSRFKRVGSLLSKSVGHARFRRANKKPLTHLSQTIFLDPCLLQTTQLPESSQKLRSGFHELSLRPNDSLTLGTRSFSLKAPPLLQLNQQQQQQQLQAHHLHQQQQRHHQAEIMLRKCSGGISLSFDNSSCTPTMSSTRSFVSSLSIDGSVANAEGRNSFHVVGDQSLLPHSKRKCLLKGDEHGSSSRCHCSKKRKHRVRRSIRVPAISNKVADIPPDDYSWRKYGQKPIKGSPYPRGYYKCSSMRGCPARKHVERCVEDPAMLIVTYEAEHSHPKLPSQAVTT; translated from the exons ATGG ggctCGACATGGAGGAGATAGAAGGAACCAACAGAGCAGCTGTAGAGAGTTGTCATAGAGTTCTTAACCTCTTACATCAACTAGATCATGGGAGGAGTTTAGTGTCTGAAACTAGAGAAGCTGTGTCTAGGTTCAAGAGAGTTGGGAGTCTGTTAAGCAAAAGTGTGGGTCATGCCAGGTTTAGAAGAGCCAATAAGAAGCCTCTGACCCATTTGTCTCAAACCATCTTCCTTGATCCTTGTCTTCTCCAAACAACTCAACTTCCAGAATCATCTCAGAAACTCCGGTCTGGTTTCCATGAACTGAGCTTGAGACCCAATGATTCTCTCACTTTAGGGACCCGGTCTTTCAGTTTAAAAGCCCCTCCTCTCCTTCAGCTTAACCAacaacagcagcagcaacagtTGCAGGCTCACCATCTACATCAGCAGCAACAAAGACATCATCAAGCTGAGATTATGCTAAGGAAGTGCAGTGGAGGGATAAGTCTGAGCTTCGATAACTCGAGCTGTACACCAACCATGTCATCAACTAGGTCCTTTGTTTCATCGCTTAGCATAGATGGTAGCGTGGCCAATGCAGAAGGGAGAAACTCCTTTCATGTGGTAGGTGATCAGAGTTTATTACCACACTCCAAGAGAAAATGCCTCTTGAAAGGAGACGAACATGGAAGCTCTAGCCGATGCCACTGCTCTAAGAAGAG GAAACATAGGGTTAGGAGATCGATAAGAGTGCCTGCTATAAGCAACAAGGTTGCTGATATCCCTCCTGATGATTACTCGTGGAGAAAGTATGGTCAGAAACCAATCAAGGGCTCTCCTTATCCCAG GGGATATTACAAGTGCAGTAGCATGAGAGGTTGTCCAGCGAGGAAGCACGTAGAGAGATGCGTGGAAGATCCGGCGATGCTTATTGTTACTTATGAAGCAGAGCATAGCCACCCAAAGTTGCCATCTCAAGCCGTAACAACATAA
- the LOC103865057 gene encoding probable WRKY transcription factor 21 isoform X2, which yields MEEIEGTNRAAVESCHRVLNLLHQLDHGRSLVSETREAVSRFKRVGSLLSKSVGHARFRRANKKPLTHLSQTIFLDPCLLQTTQLPESSQKLRSGFHELSLRPNDSLTLGTRSFSLKAPPLLQLNQQQQQQQLQAHHLHQQQQRHHQAEIMLRKCSGGISLSFDNSSCTPTMSSTRSFVSSLSIDGSVANAEGRNSFHVVGDQSLLPHSKRKCLLKGDEHGSSSRCHCSKKRKHRVRRSIRVPAISNKVADIPPDDYSWRKYGQKPIKGSPYPRGYYKCSSMRGCPARKHVERCVEDPAMLIVTYEAEHSHPKLPSQAVTT from the exons ATGGAGGAGATAGAAGGAACCAACAGAGCAGCTGTAGAGAGTTGTCATAGAGTTCTTAACCTCTTACATCAACTAGATCATGGGAGGAGTTTAGTGTCTGAAACTAGAGAAGCTGTGTCTAGGTTCAAGAGAGTTGGGAGTCTGTTAAGCAAAAGTGTGGGTCATGCCAGGTTTAGAAGAGCCAATAAGAAGCCTCTGACCCATTTGTCTCAAACCATCTTCCTTGATCCTTGTCTTCTCCAAACAACTCAACTTCCAGAATCATCTCAGAAACTCCGGTCTGGTTTCCATGAACTGAGCTTGAGACCCAATGATTCTCTCACTTTAGGGACCCGGTCTTTCAGTTTAAAAGCCCCTCCTCTCCTTCAGCTTAACCAacaacagcagcagcaacagtTGCAGGCTCACCATCTACATCAGCAGCAACAAAGACATCATCAAGCTGAGATTATGCTAAGGAAGTGCAGTGGAGGGATAAGTCTGAGCTTCGATAACTCGAGCTGTACACCAACCATGTCATCAACTAGGTCCTTTGTTTCATCGCTTAGCATAGATGGTAGCGTGGCCAATGCAGAAGGGAGAAACTCCTTTCATGTGGTAGGTGATCAGAGTTTATTACCACACTCCAAGAGAAAATGCCTCTTGAAAGGAGACGAACATGGAAGCTCTAGCCGATGCCACTGCTCTAAGAAGAG GAAACATAGGGTTAGGAGATCGATAAGAGTGCCTGCTATAAGCAACAAGGTTGCTGATATCCCTCCTGATGATTACTCGTGGAGAAAGTATGGTCAGAAACCAATCAAGGGCTCTCCTTATCCCAG GGGATATTACAAGTGCAGTAGCATGAGAGGTTGTCCAGCGAGGAAGCACGTAGAGAGATGCGTGGAAGATCCGGCGATGCTTATTGTTACTTATGAAGCAGAGCATAGCCACCCAAAGTTGCCATCTCAAGCCGTAACAACATAA